CGTGCTGACCTCGCCGCATCGCGGTTTCGGCGGCCTGTCCGCGCTCCGCTTCCTCAATACCAAGGGCGACCGTTTCCTCGCGCTGTCCGACCAGGGCACCTGGTTCACTGGCAGCATCCGTTATTCCAGTGGCAAGATGGTCGCCCTCGACAACGTCGAGGCGGGGCCGATGCTGAATAGCGAGGGGCGGCCGATCACCGAGAAGCGCTACTGGTACGACACCGAGTCGCTGGCGCGTGACGGCAATATCTTTTACGTCGGGCTCGAGCGCGTCAACCAGATCATGCGCTTCGATTTCGCCAAGGGCGGCACGCAGGCGCGCGGCGACGTGGTGCCGACGCCGGCCGCGATCCGCAAGCTGCCGAGCAACAAGGGGCTGGAGGCCTTGGTCTTCGCGCCGAAAGGCCAGCCGCTGGCGGGCACCCTGATCGCCTTCTCCGAGCGCGGGCTCGATGCCGACGGCAATCTTGTCGCCTTCCTGATCGGCGGTCCCACGCCCGGCCAGTTCAGCGTGCGCCGCACCGACAAGTTCGACATCAGCGATGCCGTGCTGCTTCCGAGCGGCGAGCTGCTCATCCTCGAACGCAAATTCTCCTGGTTCACCGGCGTCAACATCCGCATCCGCGCGATTCCCTTGAAGTCCATAGCGCCCGGCGCGGTTGTCGACGGCCCCGCGCTGTTCGCCGCCGACCTCGGCCACGAGATCGACAACATGGAAGGCATCGACGCCCACGTCACTCCCGAGGGCGAGACCGTGCTGACGCTGGTGTCGGACGACAATTTCTCGCTGCTGCAACGGACGCTGCTGCTGCAATTCACGCTGGTGGAGTGAACGCGCACCGACTGGCGATGTTCGGCTTGACCCCGGCAATCCGATCGAGACATGATCGGCGTGTATTTGATCGATTGTTAACGCAATGATTGACGGGGCGGCAGATGGCGCTGGTTGTCTTGATCGTTGTTTTCGTTCTGTTGTTTGTCTTGCGATATCTGAAATTCGGCGCCATCGGCGCCGTCGAGGGCATGCCCGAGACGGTGGGCCGCAAGACGCTCGTCGTGTATGGCCCGCCGCTCGGCGGCAGGACGTCGCGGAACGACCTCGAAAAGCTGGTGCGCGAGGCCTATCCCGACGCCGACATTCTCGTCCCGACCTACCGGCATTCCTGGATGTCGAACATCGACGCGTTCGAGCTCACGAGCCAGATCGAAGCCGCGATCCGGGACGCCGACGACAAGAACAAGATCGACGGATCATACCAATATGAAAAGATTGTGCTGTTCGGTTATTCGACCGGCGGGCTCCTGCTGCGCAAGGCCTACATCTGGGGACACGGGCTCGACGACGACCGCAGCGTCCCGCGCGGGCGGCATCCCTGGGTCGATCGGCTCGACCGCTTCGTGTCGTTGTCGGCGCCGAACCGCGGCTGGCCCAGCGACAAGCCGAAGCATCTCGATATCTTCCGCTATGCCATCGCCTATGTGCTTCAGCGGTTCGCCCGCCTGACCGGGACGGGCCGGTTCATCGAGAGCCTGATGCAGGGCTCACCCTTCGTATCCAACATGCGGGTGCAATGGATCGACCTGTTTCGCGACGGCAATGGCGCGTCCGCGGGTCGCAAGCCCCTGATCATCCACCTCGTCGGCGACAAGGACGAACTGGTCGATCGCGACGACAGCATCGATCTCGAAGCGGGCACGGGCGCGAACGTCATGATCAAGACGCTGGAGAGGCTTACGCACGCGGAGATATCGGAGAACCTCTACCGGGACGACGGCGCCGCGCCGATGAGCCCCACAGGCGAAGCTATCCGCATGGCGCTGATCACGCCGCCCGCCGCGTTTCCGGCCTATTGGGCCGATCGGGTCGGCGCGCTCCAGGCCGATGACAATGTCACGCAGCTGATCTTCATCATGCACGGCATTCGCGACGAGGGTAGCTGGCCGGCCGAGGTGAAGCGGTCGATCGAAAGCCAGATCGGAGATGCCGCCGCGCACGTCAAGATCATCCCGCCGCTTTACCGGCGCTTCGCCATGCTGCCGTTCCTGCTCTACTGGGATCGCCAGCACAATGTGCGCTGGTTCATGGACCAGTACACCCAGGCCAAGGCGATGTATCCGAAGTTGGAGCACGTGGATTTCATCGGCCACAGCAACGGCACCTACATCCTCGCCAGCGCGCTCGAGCGCTATCCGGTGCTGAAAGTTCGCAACGTCTTCTTTGCCGGCAGCGTCGTTCCCGTGCATTACGACTGGGCCAGACGGATCACGGATAAGCAGGTGACAGGCCGCGTCTGGAACGTCTGTGCCGACTTCGACTGGGTCGTGGCGATCTTCCCGCAGTTCTTCCAGCAGATCTCCGATTGGCTGGGGATCAAGAAATCCCGGCCTGGGCTATTGGATATCGGATCGGCCGGGTTTCGCGGCTTTCGTCAGGATGTGGAGACCGCGGGGATACTGACAAATCTGAAATACATCGCTGGTGAGCACGGCGCCGCCTTCGAGCCCGCGATGGTCGAACCGATCGCGGCCTATGTCAGCCGCGATCCCGAGATCGACTTCATCGCGTGCTGGCGGCCGCAGGACAGACCGAAGCCGGTGTGGCTTGAATTCTTTTCCAATCTGAGCTGGGCGATCTGGGCCGTGGGCGTTGGCCTGATCGTCGGGATCGGGATCCTGATTTCCGGGGTGGGCTGGCTCTGGCTGGTGGGCTATCTGATCGTGCTGTTCGGCCTGTTGACGACGCTCTGAGAGGGCTGCCTTGGAGGTCGCGCCTCTCCTTGCCAGTGGTGCTGCCGTTCACTCTGGCGGAGGGGCGGATGGCCCATCGGGGATGAACATGCACCCGCCCCGCCGCGACATATCATCATGCCCCTTCGCGCCATCCTCGCCCTCATCCTCACGCTCACCGCGCTGCCTCAGGCGCACGCCACGGCCGAGCACCAGTACAAGAAGGGCGAATACGCCATCATCCAGGGCGGGCGTGCGCCGAATGGGAAGCTCTCGGTCGCGGCTCATGCCGGCGGCGAGGCCGGGCGCGAGGGTTTTCGCCTCTATCTGATGGCGGAGCCGAGCCATCGCCGGCTGATGACGCTCGACAATGTCAATGACGACAACATCCTCGACACCGCGCCGGACGCCTTCCACGCGGCCTGGTCGGCCGATGCGCGCATTGTCGCGGTGAGCTTCCGCAGCGAGCGCCATATCGTCACCTTGAACCTCTACGCCGTCGACGGCGGCCGCGCGCGCCTGCTCAAGGGGCCGGACCTGTTCCGCGACGTCACCGGCCGCAGCATCGACGTCATGACTGACGTCGACATGCGCACCTCCGTGCCGGCGCTGACCTGGCAGGCCCCGCGCCGCTTCCACCTCACGGAGTATCGCGTGTTCGTGCTCGACGACCTGGCGCTCGCGGACAAGCTGGGGGTGCTCGCCAAGACGACGAAACGCGAGGGCGGCGGGAACACGGTCCAGTTCTCGGCCGAGGCCGATGGCGAGATCCTGCCTGATGGCAGCGTCCGCATGGGCAAGCCGGCGGCCGGGAAGTTCGAGGAGCTGGAGTAGGGCGGCCGCAATGCATGCCGTCCCGGTCGGCCATGCCGCCGGCGCAACTCGCAATTTGCCATCCACCCACTAAACTTCATGCAATCGCTTCCATCCCTCCATCCCCCTGGAACTCCCCGCATGAGCGCCCTGTTTTCCCCGATCAAGCTGCGCGGCCTGACGTTGAAGAACCGCGTCGTGGTGTCGCCGATGTGCCAATATTCGGCCGACGACGGCGTCGCCACTGACTGGCACTTCACCCACATCAACAATCTCAGCCTGTCGGGCGCGGCGATGTTCTGCATCGAGGCGACCCATGTCGAGGCGATCGGCCGCATCACGCCGGGCTGCCTCGGGCTCTACAGCGATGCCTGCGAGGCCGCGCTGAAGCAGATCCTCTCCTCCGTGCGCAAGCATTCCTCCACCGCGGTGGCGATGCAGCTCGCCCATGCGGGCCGCAAAGCGTCCAGCGCGCGGCCCTGGGACGGCGGCCAGCTGATCCCGGTCGAGCACGGCGGCTGGCAGACGGTGGCGCCTTCAGCGGTGCCGCACAAGGAGGGCGAGGCCGCGCCGCTGGCGCTGGATGCGAGCGGCCTCAAGCGCATCCGCGATGCCTTCGTCGACAGCGCAAAGCGCGCGATGCGCATCGGCATCGACGCGATCGAGCTGCACGGCGCGCACGGCTATCTGCTGCACCAGTTCCTCTCGCCGATCTCCAACAAGCGCACCGACGAATATGGCGGCAGCCTGCAGAACCGCATGCGCTTCCCGCTCGAGGTCTATGATGCGGTGCGCGCCGTCGTCCCGCACGACAAGCCGGTCGGCATGCGGGTGTCGTCGACCGACTGGGTCGAGGGCGGCTGGGACCTCGCGCAGACCATCGAGTTCGCGAGCGCGCTGAAGGCGCGCGGCGTCGACTGGATCGATGCCTCCTCCGGCGGCGTCTCGCCGCTGCAGAAAATTACGCTCGGCCCCGGCTATCAGGTGCAGTTCGCCGAGGCCATCAAGCGCGAGACCGGATTGCCGACCATCGCCGTCGGCCTCATCACCGATCCGAAGCAGGCGGAGGACATCGTCGCGTCCGGCAAGGCCGACATGGTCGCGCTCGCCCGCGGCATGCTCTACGACCCGCGCTGGGCCTGGCACGCCGCCGCCGAACTTGGCGGCGAGGTCGAAGCCCCGCCGCAATATTGGCGCTCGCAGCCCTCGACGCAGAAGGCGCTGTTCGGCAAGACGACGTTCGGCGCGCGGTGACTTCTTCACCTCTCCCCGCTTGCGGGGAGAGGTCGGATTGCGCGCAAGCGCAATCCGGGTGAGGGGGTACAGGTGCGGCGATAATCTCATGCGCGGAGAGAAGCCCCTCACCCCAACCCTCCCAGCGCGAGCGAAGCTCGTCGCGCCCCCGTAAGAACGGGGAGAGGGAGTTGGCACCTCACCATCACGCGACCTCACGTATCCGTAAAACTCCTCGGCTTTCGCGCTCCGCAAAACTGGCCTAACCTTGCATCGTGGGGCATCACGGAGGCCCGCCATGCGGTTTCGTGTCCGGAAGACTGCTCATGTGTTCGAGCGCGTGGGTCTTGCGATGGCAGGCGCGGCGTGCGGGCTGTTCGTCGGTGCCTATGTCGGTTCGTCGATCGCGCACCTCACCACGCAGGGTTTCCTGCTGACGATGATGCTGCTCGGCTTCGTCGGCTTCTATCTCGGCATCGACACGCCGCAGCTTCCCTTCGACGACGCGCACAGCCATATCGACGCCGCGGAATTCTTGAGCGCCGCCGGCACGCTCTGCGCCACCTTCACTGCGCTCGCCTCCGTCGCCGTGATCGTGCTGCGGCTGGAGCCGCACATCGCCTGGACCTGGCTCGTGCTGCTCGGCTGGATCGCCGGCGTCGCCATGCAGATCGTCGCAGGGACAAAGGCGAGGATGCGGAAGTAGGGCTCTTCCTTCTCCCCTTGTGGGAGAAGGTGGCGCGAAGCGCCGGATGAGGGGTTGCTTCGGCAAGTTCAAATGCGAGAGTTTCGCGCGCGGAGAGAGACCCCTCACCCGTCTCGCCGCGTTGCGGCGAGCCACCCTCTCCCACAAGGGGAGAGGGTAAGAAAGAAGGCAGCCCCCTAAAACACCACGCCGACCCGCGTGCCGCGCTTCCACGCGATCCGGCAGCGCTTTTTCGTGTTGACGTGCAGCAGCTCGAACCGATCGGGGATGCTCACCTGCCCGCCGAGATCGACGCAGGCCCCGCCGGGCGAATAGTCGATCAGCGTGCAGGGGATGACCGGCTTGCGCGGGTCGGTGATGATCTTGGCCTGGCGGGACACCAGGCCTGCGGGTTTGACGCGGACAAATTTTCGCGGATGCATTGGCACATCTCCTCCAATTCCGCAGCTTACGGCGGGCTCGGTGCAGGATGATGCAGAGCAGTTGATGCGATGACGCTAAGGCGGCCCGGAGAATTTTAATGAAAAGTGGCGGTGAAGCGAGAAAGTAGCGGTAGCGAGGTGCGGTCTTCCCCTCTCCCCTTGTGGGAGAGGGTGGCTCGCCGCGCAGCGGCGAGACGGGTGAGGGTTTCTCTCCACGCATCGAACTCCTGCATGCGCAGCGACAACCCCTCATCCGGCGCGCCTTCGCGCGCCACCTTCTCCCACAAGGGGAGAAGGGAAGCCGCCCCCTCACGCCACGTGCTCCTCTGCCGGCGCGTCCGTATGCGGCGGCACCGGCATCGGCACGGTGACATACTCTTTCGGCAGGTTCACCGGCCGGTAGTCCGGCTCCGCCGCCATCCGCTTCAACACGCTCTCATGCACATGCGCGCCCTCGGGGATGAGGCGCGGCTCGCAATCGGGGATGTAGAAGCCGAGCACCACCGTCCTGTCAGGCCATTCCTTGTACTTCGCGCGCTTCGGTAAGTACTCCAGCACGCGCCAGGCCGCATTCATCGAATTGTGCAGTTCGCCCGTCTTGCCGGCATAGGCCGGCGCGACGTATTGGAACGGCGAGTTCTTGCGCTGGATGCCCCAGGCGAGTTGGTTCACGGTGCGCGGGTTGAACTTCAGCCCGGCCTTTTCCGCCTCCGCGATCATCCAGATCAGCGGATATTTGGACTCGCCGCTCTCGGCCTCCGCATAGCCGCCGCCGACGTCGCAATGCACGCCGGCGAACCACACCTGCAAAATGTCCTGCGGCACCTTCTTCTCGTCCGGCACGTAGCGGTTGCTCCAGAAGTCCTGCGGCTCGACATATTTGTTGAGGCGGAACATGCGCCGCCGCTCGTCGATCGCGATCGCCTGGCGGAAGATGTTGACGCTCGGATTGCGCCGCGTGAAGGCGAGTTCCTCCAGGCTGAACACGAAGAAGAGATTGTCGCGCCGCGGCACGATCACGCTCGCCACCGTGTCCCAGACGCCGATGAAGTGGATGGTCGGCCAGCGCGTCGAGGTGATGCGCGCGAACTGCGCGGCGAGGTCGAATTTGCCCTGCGGCAGCGGTCCCTGATCGTCCACCGCGACATCGCGGAGGTCCTCGACCTCGTTGCCGCGCCCGGTGCCGGAATATTGCTTGTAGGCGACCATGCCGCTTCCTGCGAGGTTCGCCTGCTCCGGCGAGATCAGGCCGATTTTATGAATGAGCCCCGCCAGCACCCGCACCGTATAGGCCCCGCGCGAGAAGCCGAACAGGTAGATGTGGTCGCCGGGCGCGTAGTGCTCGATCAGGAAGCAATAGGCCGAGAGCACGTTGTCATCGAGCCCGTAGCCGGTGGCGAGCCCCAGCACCAGATTGATGTTGGCCTTCCAGCGGTGCCACGTCGTCGGTTCCGTCACCGTGCCGACCCCGGGATCGTAAAACACCATCTGCCGCGGCTGCGTCTTGTCGGTCTTGCGCAGGCAGCGATAGAGCTTCAGGACGTTGGAGATGTTCTCCGAAATCTCGTTGCCGGTGCCGTCACAGCAGATGACGAGGTTTTTCGAGCCGGGTTTGCGGTCGGTGTCGTGCGCGTGCTCCACGGTATCCCCCTCCCAGTGATGCTACCGGGGCGAGCATAGCGGAAACGGATGGCAGCGAGGAGACGAAGTCGGCAAGGGGGCGGCATGTCGCCCCATTGCCGCG
This is a stretch of genomic DNA from Bradyrhizobium sp. CB2312. It encodes these proteins:
- a CDS encoding esterase-like activity of phytase family protein, whose product is MSAQPSRRSFLGHAAAGFSILTLPRLAQAQATTEPPPRPAQIEHAVTSPVSIEVNARQIPSFEPRDRSRVRFGSLEYRSGLVLTSPHRGFGGLSALRFLNTKGDRFLALSDQGTWFTGSIRYSSGKMVALDNVEAGPMLNSEGRPITEKRYWYDTESLARDGNIFYVGLERVNQIMRFDFAKGGTQARGDVVPTPAAIRKLPSNKGLEALVFAPKGQPLAGTLIAFSERGLDADGNLVAFLIGGPTPGQFSVRRTDKFDISDAVLLPSGELLILERKFSWFTGVNIRIRAIPLKSIAPGAVVDGPALFAADLGHEIDNMEGIDAHVTPEGETVLTLVSDDNFSLLQRTLLLQFTLVE
- a CDS encoding NADH:flavin oxidoreductase/NADH oxidase, producing the protein MSALFSPIKLRGLTLKNRVVVSPMCQYSADDGVATDWHFTHINNLSLSGAAMFCIEATHVEAIGRITPGCLGLYSDACEAALKQILSSVRKHSSTAVAMQLAHAGRKASSARPWDGGQLIPVEHGGWQTVAPSAVPHKEGEAAPLALDASGLKRIRDAFVDSAKRAMRIGIDAIELHGAHGYLLHQFLSPISNKRTDEYGGSLQNRMRFPLEVYDAVRAVVPHDKPVGMRVSSTDWVEGGWDLAQTIEFASALKARGVDWIDASSGGVSPLQKITLGPGYQVQFAEAIKRETGLPTIAVGLITDPKQAEDIVASGKADMVALARGMLYDPRWAWHAAAELGGEVEAPPQYWRSQPSTQKALFGKTTFGAR
- a CDS encoding PilZ domain-containing protein, which produces MHPRKFVRVKPAGLVSRQAKIITDPRKPVIPCTLIDYSPGGACVDLGGQVSIPDRFELLHVNTKKRCRIAWKRGTRVGVVF
- a CDS encoding DUF2235 domain-containing protein, which produces MEHAHDTDRKPGSKNLVICCDGTGNEISENISNVLKLYRCLRKTDKTQPRQMVFYDPGVGTVTEPTTWHRWKANINLVLGLATGYGLDDNVLSAYCFLIEHYAPGDHIYLFGFSRGAYTVRVLAGLIHKIGLISPEQANLAGSGMVAYKQYSGTGRGNEVEDLRDVAVDDQGPLPQGKFDLAAQFARITSTRWPTIHFIGVWDTVASVIVPRRDNLFFVFSLEELAFTRRNPSVNIFRQAIAIDERRRMFRLNKYVEPQDFWSNRYVPDEKKVPQDILQVWFAGVHCDVGGGYAEAESGESKYPLIWMIAEAEKAGLKFNPRTVNQLAWGIQRKNSPFQYVAPAYAGKTGELHNSMNAAWRVLEYLPKRAKYKEWPDRTVVLGFYIPDCEPRLIPEGAHVHESVLKRMAAEPDYRPVNLPKEYVTVPMPVPPHTDAPAEEHVA